CAGGCCGCGTGAAGCACGCGGACGCGCCCGGGCGGCGCGCAGAGGCCCCGACGGGTGCTGGTGCCGAGGCTTCCGGAGTGAGGCTCACGCCCCCGGGCGGTACACGGCCGGCGTGCGGCGCGCGGCGACGCGCGCCCAGGTGAGACGGAAGGTGGCGGCCGTGCCGTCGAAGGCGATGGGCTCCACCTGCACCTGCCCCGCGCCCGCGCACCGCAGCGTCTCCGCGAGGAAGCCGGCGGCGAAGTACGGGTTGTCCGCCGTGACGTCCTTCATCCACAGCGTGGCGGAGTCCTGCGTGGACTCCTCCACCCGCACCTCGTTGAAGTTGTTGCCGGCGCGCACGTTGTAGGGCACCCGCTCCAGCGTGCGCAGCGGCCCCAGCTGCGTGACGAGCGACATGCTCGCCCGGCCCACCGCCGTCTGCCGGAAACCCTGCAGGTAGCGCGCGCCCAGCTCGAAGCAGGCCTCGTGCGGCGGCAGCGCGGGGTACACATCCCGCGCGGCCACGCGGAGGAAGCCCCGCCACTGCTCCACCGTGTAGTGGGGGCGCAGCGGCTCGGACAAATCCAGTCCCACCGCCTTCAGATTCTGACGACCCTCCCGCGTGAGGTGGGGACCCAACGCTCGCACGAAGAGGGCTTCCACGGATTGCGCGAAGATGAGCTTCTCGGCCGGCATGACCGGAAGGTGGCAGCGACCCTGCCCTGCGGCGAGGGTCAACGCACCGCATTCGTCAGCTGGTCATCATCGGGGCAGACGGACCGTGAAGGTCGTCCCACCCTCCGCACTGGAAGAGACCTGCACGTCCCCCCCATGGCCACGGACAATCTGTGAGGTGATGTACAGTCCGAGCCCCAGGCCACCGGCCGTGCCGGCCTCCGAGCGGGCGCGCTTGCCCCGGCGCCAGGCGCTGAAGACGTGCGGCAGCTCCTCGGTGGGGATGGGAGGGCCCCCGTTGTGGACGCGGACCACCGCGGCCTGTTCGTCCGCGTCCACCTGCACCTGCACGGGGCCGTCCGCCGGGCTGTACTTCAGCGCGTTGGCCACCAGGTTGCCCAGGGCCTGCTCCAGCCGGTCCGTGTCCCACTCGCCCCGGCCGTCCCCCTTCACCTCCAGGAGCAGCACCCGGCCGGGGTGGCTGGCGCGCAGCTCGTCCAGCGTGCGGCGCACCACGTCGAAGATGTCCCCCGGCACGCGCACCACGGGGATGCCGCCGCCCAGCCGCGCCCGGGCGAAGTCCAGCAGCTGGCGGATCATCCGGTCCATCCGGTCCGCGCTGGTGAGGATGCGGCTGGTGAGCATGGCCTGGCGCTCGTCCAGCCCGCCCCGGCGCTGCAGCTGCTGCGCGGACATGGACAGGGCGTTGAGCGGGTTGCGCAGGTCGTGCCCGAGCATGCCGATGAACTGCTCGCGGAACTCCTCCGCGCTGCGCTCCTCGGTGACGTCGCGCGAGGAGGACATCACCGCCACCACCTCGCCGCCAGGGCCCACCGAGGGCGAAATCACGAAGTCGTAGTGCCGCAGGCCCTGGTTCGACGACGTCACGACGATGGAGCCGCGCTGCACCTGCCCCGTGCGCAGCGCCTCGCGCACGAGCCGGGTGTACGACTCCAGCGAGGGGTCCTCGGCGAGCATCCCGTCCAGCGTCTTGCCGGGGCCGTGCACGGAGTGGGCGCCGCGCGCCGCGTACAGGGCCTGGTTGGCGAAGACGACGCGGCCGGTGCCGTCATAGAGGATGATGGGCTCCGCCGCGTTGGAGATGGCCATCTCCAGCAGCCGGCGCTGGTGCTCCACCTCCTGCGACAGCGCGCGCACCTCGCGCTCCGCCTTGCGCAGCCGCAAGAGCGCGTGGACCTGGGCCACCAGCTCCTCCGGGTCCACCGGGGCCACCAGGTAGCCGTCCGCGCCATGCTCCAGGCCCATGGCCCGGTCTCCCGGCCCCACCGCCTGCGCGGACAGGTGCAGCACCAGCACGTTGTGGGTGCGCGGCGCCGCCTTCATCCGCCGACACACCTCCAGCCCGCTGATGTCCGGCAGGCGCACGTCGAGGATGACGAGGTCCGTGTGCTCGTCCACCAGCGCGAGCGCCTCGCGCCCGGTGCCCGCCTCCACCACACGGAAGCCGGCCAGTCCCAGCACGCGGGAAGTCACGTACCGGCTGGCGACGTCGTCATTGACGTTCAGGATGACCGCGGGCTTGGAAGTCATTCGCGAGCCCTATCTAACGCATGGCGTATCCCCATGGGGAACGGTCCGTTCGCAGGGCAGGCGGGCTGTCGGGCGCCCGGGGGCACGCAAAGTGTGCGTCGAAGCCTTGTCCAAGCTCCCAGAAGGGGCCGTTTCGGGGTAGTGAAGGCCGTATGCGCCCTCCCTGTCGCCCGCTCCCCGCGGATGGCCGTTTCCTCCAGGCCGTGGGTCCCACGCCGCTGGTGCCCGTCCGGTTGGACCCGGAAGGCCCCACCATCTGGTGCAAGCTGGAGTTCCTCAACCCCAGCGGCTCCACGAAGGACCGCATCGCCCGCTACATGCTGGAGAAGGCGTGGCGCCTGGGCGAGCTGAGCCCCGGGGGCGAGGTGGTGGAGGCCTCCAGCGGCTCGACGAGCATCGCCCTGGCGCTGGCCTGCGCGCAGATGGGGCTGCGCTTCACCGCGGTGATGCCGGAGGGTGTCACCGGCGAGCGCGTGCTCACCATCCGCGCCTACGGCGGCGAGGTGGAGCTGGTGCCGCGCGAGACGGGCGTGCGCGGCGCGATTGTCCGGGCGGAGGAGCTTGCCCGCGAGCGCAAGGCATTTGCCCCGCGCCAGTTCGAGAACCCCGACAACGCCGAGGCGCACCGGGTGTGGACGGGGCAGGAAATCCTCTCGCAGATTCCAGGCGGGCTGGTGCACGGCGTGGTGAGCGGCGTGGGCACGGGCGGCACCGTGGTGGGCCTGTACCAGGCCTTCGCGGAGGCCGGCTGCCCGGTGACGCCCTTCGTGGCGCGGCCCATCGCCGGGCTGGGCTGCGACATCGAGTGCTGCAGCTTCAGCCCGCGGGTGCCGGGCGTGGTGGACGGCATGTCCAAGCTGTACCGCGACGCGGACATGCCCGGGCGGGTGGAGCTGGACGTGTCGGACGAGCTGGCCATGCGCACCGCGCGCGCCCTCATCCGCCGGGGCTTCCCGGTGGGCCCATCCTCCGGCCTCAACTACGTCGCCGCCGTGGAGGCGGCGAAGCGCCTGGGCCCGGGCTCGCAGGTGGTGACGGTGTTCCCGGACCGGATGGAGCGCTACTTCTCCACCGAGCTCATCCAGCAGCCGAAGCCCGCCCAGGCCTCCTGAAGCCGCCTGGAGCGGGACGGACCCGGGGAGCGCCGGGAGCCTCATCCTCCAGGGCACGCAACTTCGGAACGGTGTGGGGCGATAATTACGACAAGACTCCCCACCCTTACGCCCTCGGTCCCCATGAGCGTCCGTCTCCCCCCGGCTTCCACGACGTCCCGCACCACCCAGACCACCAAGACGACCGCCGCTGCGGCCACCACCGTCACCGCGCCCGCCGCGGGCCTGCGCAAGGGCGACGAGGGGCCCAAGGTGAAGCAGCTCCAGGACGCCCTGGTGAAGCTGGGCTACCTGACGAAGGCCCAGGCGGCCACGGGCCCCGGCAGCTTCGGCCTCAAGACGGAAGCGGCCGTGAAGAAGTTCCAGGCCGACAAGAAGCTGCCCACCACCGGCTTCTACGGTGAGCAGACGGCCGCGGCGCTGAAGAAGGCGCTGGCCGACGCGGCCGGGCCGGTGAAGCCGCCCACCACCACGCCCCCCAAGCCGGGCACCTTCGCCAAGCCGCCCGTCATCAGCGCGCCCTCGCCCAACCAGGACTCGCGTGGCGGCACGGACATCGACACCATCGTCCTGCACCACACGGCGTCCAACGACGGCAAGGCCGACATGGCGTGGATGCGCAACCCGAAGAGCAAGGTGTCCGCGCACTACATGGTGGACCGCGACGGGAAGATCTACCAGCTCGTCGGGGACGACAAGCGCGCGTGGCACGCGGGCAAGGGCGAGCTGCACGGCGTGCCCTCCGACATCAACTCGCGCTCCATCGGCATCGAGCTGGTGAACGACGGCAGCGGCAAGACGGCCTTCACCGAGGCGCAGTACAAGGCCCTCACCCAGCTGACCGGCCACCTGAAGCAGAAGTACGAGGTGCCCCTGAAGAACATCGTCGGCCACGCCGACGTCGCCGTGCCCAAGGGCCGCAAGAACGACCCGGCGCCCAACTTCGACTGGAACCGGCTGCGCAAGGGCGTCTCCTGAGTTGAGTCACCCGTAGGGCAGGGAGGCGCGCGGGCGGGGAGTCGCACCCACCGTGACGCCTCCCCGCGCGTTCCGTCCTGAAGCGTGGTAGGACGGGCCCCGCGTGCTTCGAATCTGGCTCTGCCTCTGCCTGCTGCTGTTCGCTCCGAGCGTCGGAGGCCTGCTGGCCACCGTGTCGGGCATGGCCGCGGAGGTGTGCTCGCAGCGCTGTCCGGATGACGACGCGCAGGGCCAGTGCGCGCCGGACTGCACCGACTGCACCTGCTGTGGCCACGTGCGCTCCGTGGCCGCGCCGGTTCCCATGCCCTCGCTCACGCCGCGCGCGGACAGGCCGCCCCTCTTCGCCCACGAAGAGAAGGAGCCGCCGTCCGCCCACGTGGGCGACATCCTGCACGTCCCCATAGCCGTCCTCGCGTAGGCCCTCTTCCGCCTTCCGTCCGAACGCGTCCGCCAGGACCGGTGTGCCCTTTCTGCTCCGGGCATGCCCACGCCTGATGCTCGCTCGCCGACTTCCGCGAGGTCTCCTCCCATGTCCCGTCGTCTCGCGACGGCAGCCCTCGGGCTCGCCGCCGCCCTGCTCCTGCCGCGCTCCGGCGCGGCGCAGTCACCTGAGCTCACACTCGAAGATGCGCTGGCCCTGGCCCGCCAGCGCGCCCCCGCGTTGGTAGACGCCGCGGGCCGCGTCGAAGAGGCCGCCGGGCCCGTGGCGGGCGCGGCGTCCCTGCTGCGCGACAACCCCACCGTCGAGCTGGAGGCCGGGCCGCGAAGGCTGTCGGACGGCTCGCGCGGCCTGGACCTGTCCGTGGGGCTCGTCCAGCCGCTGGAGCTGGGCGGCAAGCAGGGCGCCCGCAGAGCGTCCGCGCGCGCGGGCCTGGCCCACGAGACGTCCCAGCGGAAGGACACGGAGCGCCGCGTGCTGGGCGAGGTGGCCTCCATCTTCCTGCGCGCGCTGCATGCCCGGGCGCGGCTGGCGCTGGCGCGCGAGGCCGAGGCGTCCGCGCTGAGCACCTCGCAGTCCACGCAGCGGCGCTTCGAGGCGGGAGACGTGCCCGTGGTGGACGTCAACGTGGCGCGCGTGGCGCTCGCCCGCGCCCGCGCGGCGGTGGCCGGCGCGGAGGCAGACGCGGCGTCCCTGCTGCACCTCCTGCGCGCGCTGCTGGGACTCGGCCTGGCGCGGCCCCTGGACGTGCGCGGCGAGCTGCGGACCCTGGCCGTCCCGCCGGTGACGCCGCCGGCGGACGGTACGGTGCGCCCGGACCTCCAGGCGCTGGAGGCGGAGCTGGCCCAGGCCCGCGCCGAGCTGCGCCTGGGCCGAAGCGCCGCCTGGCCCGACGTCGAGGTGGGCGTGCGCTACCAGCGCGAGGTGGACGAGTCCGCCATCCTGGGCACCCTCGGCGTGCCGCTGCCCCTCTTCTCTCGGGGAGAGGAAGCGCGCGTGACGGGCGAGGCCCGCGTGCGCCGCCTGCAGGCCGCGCTGGACGCGGCCCGGGCCACGCTGGAGGTCTACGTGGAAGCCGCACGTGTCCAGCACCACAAGCGGGTGGAAGCGCTGGAGCTGCTGGAGCGAGAGGCCCTGCCGCTGCTGGCCGACAATGAGTCGCTCGCACGCAGGTCCTATGATGCCGGGGAGATGGGGCTCGCCGAGTTCCTCCTCGTCCGCCGTGACACGCTCGAAGCCCGAAGTGACTACCTGGACAGCCTGCTCGAGGCTGCCCTCGCCCGTGTGCAGCTCGCCGTGGAGACTGGAGCCCTGCCATGAAGCCCATCCATGCACTCCTGCTCATCCTGCTGCTGGCCGCCTGCCTGTTGCTGATGCTGGCGGGCTGCAAGTCGGAGCCGGTGGCACACACGGACGACCACTCGCACGAGGAGGGTGCGGGGCACGAGGCCTCCGGCGACGGCCATGACGAGCGCGCCGTCCACATCGCCTCCGAGATGCTGCGCGACTTGCGCGTCACCACCGCCCGCGTGGGCGTGCGCCCCGGTGGGGAGAGCGTCACCATCCTGGGTGAGCTGACCTTCAGCGAGAATGCCTATGCCGAGGTGGCGTCGCCCATCTCCGCGCGCGTGGGCACCGTCTTCGTCACCACCGGCCAGCAGGTGAAGGAGGGAGACAAGCTCGCCGAGCTGCGCAGCCCCGAGCTGGGCAAGGCGCGCGCCGCCCTCCAGGGCGCCCAGGCCCGCGCCACCGCCGCGCGCCAGGCCGCCGAGCGCAAGCGCGCCCTCGCGGAGGAGCGCATCGTCGCGCAGAAGGACGTGCAGGCCGCCGAGGCCGACGCCGCCGCCGTCGAGTCCGAGGTCGCCGCGGCCCGCGCGGAGCTGACGGCCCTGGGCGCCAGCGACGAGGGCACGCCGGGCTTCGTGCTGCGCGCGCCCCTGTCCGGCACCGTGGTGGAGCGCGAGGCGCGGATGGGGCAGATGGCGGACCCCTCGCAGACGCTGTTCCGCATCGGCGACCTCACGTCGCTGTGGCTCATCGTCCACGCCTTCGAGCGCGACGCCGTGCGCATCCAGCGCGGCTCCACCGCGCGCATCACCTTCGCCGCCTTCCCGGGCAAGGAAATCACCGCCCGGGTGGGCCACGTGGGACAGCGCGTGGACGCCGCCTCGCGCACCATCCCCGTGCGGCTGGAGCTGGACAACTCGGAGGGGCTGCTGCGTCCGGGCATGTCCGCGTCGGCCTCTCTGCCCCTGGGCGGCCCGGGCGCCGCCATCACCACCGTGCCGGCGGCGGCGCTCCAGCGGCTGGAGGGCGGCTGGGTGGCCTTCCTGCCCACCAATACGCGCGGCGTGTTCGAGCGGCGCGAGGTGGGCCGGGGCCGCACGCTCGGCGGCGAGGTGGAGGTGCTGTCGGGCCTCAAGGCCGGAGAGATGGTGGTGGTGGAGGGTGCCTTCCTCCTCAAGGCCGAGGTGGAGAAGTCCACCGGCGGAGGAGAAGGCCATCATGCGCACTGAGGACAGCGGCTCGTGGGTGGGGCGCGTGCTGCGCGCGTCCTTCGCCCGGCCGGGACTCACGGTGGTGCTGGCGCTGGCGCTGTCCGCGTTCGGCGCGGTGGCGCTCCAGGGCCTGCGCCGCGACGTGTTCCCGGACCTGTCCGCGCCCATCTTCAACGTCATCGTGCAGAACCCGGCCATGGGCGCGGAGGAGCTGGAGACGGCCGTCGCCATCCCCATGGAGGTGGCGCTCGCGGGCCTGCCGGACGTGCGCCGCATCCGCTCCACGTCGCAGCTGGGCGTGACGCAAGTCACGGTGGAGTTCGAGCCGGACGCCGACTACTTCCGCAGCCGCCAGTACGTCGCCGAGCGCGTGGCCCAGGCCCAGGCCGAGCTGCCTCCCGGCACGGACGCGCCGCTCGTCTCCAGCCTCACCGGGCGCCTCAACGAGGTGTTCGAGTTCACCCTGGAGGCGGAGCCCGGCGCGGTCGACCTGATGACGCTGAGGGATCTGGCCGAGTTCGAGGTGAAGAACCGGCTGCTCGCCGTCCCCGGCGTCGCGGGCGTGGAGCGGCTGGGCGGCTACCTGCGGCAGTTCCAGGTGCAGCTGGACCCGGACCAGATGGTGGCTCGCGGCGTGAGCCTCAACGACGTGGAGCACGCGCTGGAGGGGGCGAACCTCAACGCGTCGGGCGGCTTCGTGGTGCAGGGCCCCATGGAGTGGACGGTGCGCGCCGTGGGCCGCGCGCAGACGGTGGAGGACCTGCACGGCACGGTGGTGGCCCTGCGCGCCGGCACGCCCGTGCTGCTGGGCGACGTGGCCGACGTGCGCGAGGCCCCCGCCGTGCGGCGCGGCATCGCCCACCGGCTCAAGGGCGAGGTGGTGAGCTGCCGGGTCATCAAGCAGTTCGGCGCGGACACGCAGCGGGTGGCCGAGGGCGTGCGCGAGGCGATTGCGGAGCTGAGCCAGAGCCTCCCCAAGGGCGTGCAGCTGCGCGTCGTGTATGACCAGTCGGAGCTGGTGGACTCCGCCCTGGGCGGCGTCAGCCGGGCCATCCTCCTGGGCGCGCTGCTGGTGGTGCTCGTCCTCTTCCTGCTGCTGGGGGACTGGCGCGCGGCGCTCATCGTCACGCTCACCCTGCCCCTGTCGCTGGCCATCGCCGGCGTGCTCCTCAAGATTTCGGGCATCGGCATCAACACCATGACGCTGGGCGGGCTCGCCATCGCCGTGGGCCTGCTGGTGGACGCGGCCATCATCGTCACGGAGAACATCGTCCACGATTTGCGCGAGGGCGCGGGGCGGCGTCCGCGCCGCGAGGAGGCGCTCGCGGCCTCGCTGGAGGTGGGGCGGCCCATCGCCTTCGCCACCCTCATCGTCGTGTCCGTCTTCATCCCGCTGTTCGCGATGACGGGCATCGAAGGGCGCATGTACCAGCCCCTGGCCGCCGCCGTGGTGGCGTGCCTGGCCGCGTCGCTGGGGCTGGCCCTCACGCTGGTGCCGGTGGCCTCCGGCCTCTTCCTCCGCGCGCCCCGGCCGGACCAGCCGGAGGATGTGTGGCTCATCCGCAAGGTGAAGGTCGTGTACGCGCCGCTGCTGGACGCGTGCATGCGCAGGGCGGGGCTCGTGCGACTGGTGGCGCTCGCCATCACCGTGCCGGCGCTGGGCCTGTCCTTCGTCGTGGGCAGCGACTTCATGCCCCGGCTGGACGAAGGCGCGTTCCTCCTCCAGACGGTGCTGCCTCCCGAGGCCTCACTGGAGGAGGTGGACCGGCTCAACCACCTGGTGGAGGACGTGCTGCTCACGTTCCCCGAGGTGGACGACGTGGTGCGCCGCACGGGCCGCGCCGAGCGCACCGAGGACCCGATGCCGCACACGATTTCGGACGTGCTCATCGTCCTCAAGCCGGAGCGCGGGCGCTCCCTGGAGGAGCTGGAGCACGCCATGCGCGAGGCGGTGGCGAAGGTGCCAGGGGTCATGGCCCTGTTCACCACGCCGCTGGGCATGCGCATCGACGAGGGCCTGGGCGGCAGCCCCGCGGATATCTCCGTGCGCATCTTCGGCCCGGAGCTGGACGTGCTGTCCGGGTTGGCGGAGCGCGCCCGCGGCGTCATGGCGAAGGTGGAGGGTGTGGAGGACCTGCGGGCGGAGCCGCTCACCGGCCTGCCGCAGCTGCGCATCACGGTGAATCGCGCCGCCGTGGCCCGCGTGGGACTGACGCCCGGCGACGTCATCCGCGCCGTGCGGGTGGGGCTGGTGGGACAGGAGTCTTCCCAGGTGTGGAAGGGCCAGCGGCGCTATGACCTGGTGCTGCGGCTGGCCGACCACCGTCGCGGGGACGCCACCGCCATCCGCAACCTCCTGGTGGACGGACATGACGGCACGCGGATTCCCCTCAGCCAGCTGGCCGACATCGAGGAGACGTTCGGCGCGGGCAGCATCCGCCGCGAGGCCGGCAGCCGGCGCATCGCCGTGGAGGCCAGCGTCGCGGGGAGGGACCTGGGCAGCACCGCGTCCGAGGTGCGTGAGCGACTGGCGGCGGAGCTGAAGCTGCCCACCGGGTATTTCTTCGACGTGGGCGGCCGGGTGGAGAGCCAGGAGCGCGCCGCGCAGTCGATGAAGGTCGCCATCGCCGTGGCCCTGCTCGCGGTGTTCATCCTGCTCTACCTGGCGCTCGACTCCATCGCGGAGGCACTCATCATCCTGGCCACCCTGCCGGATGCCTTCGTGGGCGGCATCCTCGCGCTGCTCATCG
This DNA window, taken from Pyxidicoccus xibeiensis, encodes the following:
- a CDS encoding DUF2378 family protein; translated protein: MPAEKLIFAQSVEALFVRALGPHLTREGRQNLKAVGLDLSEPLRPHYTVEQWRGFLRVAARDVYPALPPHEACFELGARYLQGFRQTAVGRASMSLVTQLGPLRTLERVPYNVRAGNNFNEVRVEESTQDSATLWMKDVTADNPYFAAGFLAETLRCAGAGQVQVEPIAFDGTAATFRLTWARVAARRTPAVYRPGA
- a CDS encoding hybrid sensor histidine kinase/response regulator, with the translated sequence MTSKPAVILNVNDDVASRYVTSRVLGLAGFRVVEAGTGREALALVDEHTDLVILDVRLPDISGLEVCRRMKAAPRTHNVLVLHLSAQAVGPGDRAMGLEHGADGYLVAPVDPEELVAQVHALLRLRKAEREVRALSQEVEHQRRLLEMAISNAAEPIILYDGTGRVVFANQALYAARGAHSVHGPGKTLDGMLAEDPSLESYTRLVREALRTGQVQRGSIVVTSSNQGLRHYDFVISPSVGPGGEVVAVMSSSRDVTEERSAEEFREQFIGMLGHDLRNPLNALSMSAQQLQRRGGLDERQAMLTSRILTSADRMDRMIRQLLDFARARLGGGIPVVRVPGDIFDVVRRTLDELRASHPGRVLLLEVKGDGRGEWDTDRLEQALGNLVANALKYSPADGPVQVQVDADEQAAVVRVHNGGPPIPTEELPHVFSAWRRGKRARSEAGTAGGLGLGLYITSQIVRGHGGDVQVSSSAEGGTTFTVRLPR
- a CDS encoding PLP-dependent cysteine synthase family protein, producing the protein MRPPCRPLPADGRFLQAVGPTPLVPVRLDPEGPTIWCKLEFLNPSGSTKDRIARYMLEKAWRLGELSPGGEVVEASSGSTSIALALACAQMGLRFTAVMPEGVTGERVLTIRAYGGEVELVPRETGVRGAIVRAEELARERKAFAPRQFENPDNAEAHRVWTGQEILSQIPGGLVHGVVSGVGTGGTVVGLYQAFAEAGCPVTPFVARPIAGLGCDIECCSFSPRVPGVVDGMSKLYRDADMPGRVELDVSDELAMRTARALIRRGFPVGPSSGLNYVAAVEAAKRLGPGSQVVTVFPDRMERYFSTELIQQPKPAQAS
- a CDS encoding peptidoglycan recognition protein family protein produces the protein MSVRLPPASTTSRTTQTTKTTAAAATTVTAPAAGLRKGDEGPKVKQLQDALVKLGYLTKAQAATGPGSFGLKTEAAVKKFQADKKLPTTGFYGEQTAAALKKALADAAGPVKPPTTTPPKPGTFAKPPVISAPSPNQDSRGGTDIDTIVLHHTASNDGKADMAWMRNPKSKVSAHYMVDRDGKIYQLVGDDKRAWHAGKGELHGVPSDINSRSIGIELVNDGSGKTAFTEAQYKALTQLTGHLKQKYEVPLKNIVGHADVAVPKGRKNDPAPNFDWNRLRKGVS
- a CDS encoding TolC family protein encodes the protein MSRRLATAALGLAAALLLPRSGAAQSPELTLEDALALARQRAPALVDAAGRVEEAAGPVAGAASLLRDNPTVELEAGPRRLSDGSRGLDLSVGLVQPLELGGKQGARRASARAGLAHETSQRKDTERRVLGEVASIFLRALHARARLALAREAEASALSTSQSTQRRFEAGDVPVVDVNVARVALARARAAVAGAEADAASLLHLLRALLGLGLARPLDVRGELRTLAVPPVTPPADGTVRPDLQALEAELAQARAELRLGRSAAWPDVEVGVRYQREVDESAILGTLGVPLPLFSRGEEARVTGEARVRRLQAALDAARATLEVYVEAARVQHHKRVEALELLEREALPLLADNESLARRSYDAGEMGLAEFLLVRRDTLEARSDYLDSLLEAALARVQLAVETGALP
- a CDS encoding efflux RND transporter periplasmic adaptor subunit — encoded protein: MKPIHALLLILLLAACLLLMLAGCKSEPVAHTDDHSHEEGAGHEASGDGHDERAVHIASEMLRDLRVTTARVGVRPGGESVTILGELTFSENAYAEVASPISARVGTVFVTTGQQVKEGDKLAELRSPELGKARAALQGAQARATAARQAAERKRALAEERIVAQKDVQAAEADAAAVESEVAAARAELTALGASDEGTPGFVLRAPLSGTVVEREARMGQMADPSQTLFRIGDLTSLWLIVHAFERDAVRIQRGSTARITFAAFPGKEITARVGHVGQRVDAASRTIPVRLELDNSEGLLRPGMSASASLPLGGPGAAITTVPAAALQRLEGGWVAFLPTNTRGVFERREVGRGRTLGGEVEVLSGLKAGEMVVVEGAFLLKAEVEKSTGGGEGHHAH
- a CDS encoding efflux RND transporter permease subunit, whose amino-acid sequence is MRTEDSGSWVGRVLRASFARPGLTVVLALALSAFGAVALQGLRRDVFPDLSAPIFNVIVQNPAMGAEELETAVAIPMEVALAGLPDVRRIRSTSQLGVTQVTVEFEPDADYFRSRQYVAERVAQAQAELPPGTDAPLVSSLTGRLNEVFEFTLEAEPGAVDLMTLRDLAEFEVKNRLLAVPGVAGVERLGGYLRQFQVQLDPDQMVARGVSLNDVEHALEGANLNASGGFVVQGPMEWTVRAVGRAQTVEDLHGTVVALRAGTPVLLGDVADVREAPAVRRGIAHRLKGEVVSCRVIKQFGADTQRVAEGVREAIAELSQSLPKGVQLRVVYDQSELVDSALGGVSRAILLGALLVVLVLFLLLGDWRAALIVTLTLPLSLAIAGVLLKISGIGINTMTLGGLAIAVGLLVDAAIIVTENIVHDLREGAGRRPRREEALAASLEVGRPIAFATLIVVSVFIPLFAMTGIEGRMYQPLAAAVVACLAASLGLALTLVPVASGLFLRAPRPDQPEDVWLIRKVKVVYAPLLDACMRRAGLVRLVALAITVPALGLSFVVGSDFMPRLDEGAFLLQTVLPPEASLEEVDRLNHLVEDVLLTFPEVDDVVRRTGRAERTEDPMPHTISDVLIVLKPERGRSLEELEHAMREAVAKVPGVMALFTTPLGMRIDEGLGGSPADISVRIFGPELDVLSGLAERARGVMAKVEGVEDLRAEPLTGLPQLRITVNRAAVARVGLTPGDVIRAVRVGLVGQESSQVWKGQRRYDLVLRLADHRRGDATAIRNLLVDGHDGTRIPLSQLADIEETFGAGSIRREAGSRRIAVEASVAGRDLGSTASEVRERLAAELKLPTGYFFDVGGRVESQERAAQSMKVAIAVALLAVFILLYLALDSIAEALIILATLPDAFVGGILALLIAGETWNVSSLVGLIGLFGIAVQNGLVLVAQTKQLMERGKPFAEAVREASIGRVRPKLMTAGTAILGLLPLLVLPLHGTEVERPLAVVMVGGLVTSTLFTLLVLPTFYGLVHGLQERFGQRMAARKAES